The following are encoded together in the Brassica napus cultivar Da-Ae chromosome A9, Da-Ae, whole genome shotgun sequence genome:
- the LOC106421148 gene encoding UPF0301 protein CHU_1773, with protein sequence MDLWTLDTAIRNPILSSAKPLSRKLGGVEIIRFQKRKIGYRSLVVRATSNKSNDDSSASGGDASQENKSGDSAATPKPFGLNTDWREFRANLFMKEQEEKAAGEGHKPDTTTTSPEAEPRALKWAHPIPFPETGCVLVATEKLDGYRTFARTVVLLLRAGTSHPQEGPFGVVINRPLHKNIKHMKSTKTELATTFSECSLYFGGPLEASMFLLKTADKTKIPGLEEVMPGLNFGARNTLDEAAVLVKKGLLEPQDFRFFVGYAGWQLDQLREEIESDYWHVAACSSELICGASPENLWEEILQLMGGQYSELSRKPKLDM encoded by the exons ATGGATCTGTGGACCCTTGACACGGCGATCCGAAACCCAATCTTGTCCTCGGCGAAACCGCTCTCGAGGAAACTGGGCGGCGTGGAGATCATCAGGTTTCAAAAGCGTAAAATTGGGTATCGTTCTTTGGTTGTTAGAGCTACGTCGAACAAGAGTAACGACGATTCTTCTGCTTCTG GAGGAGATGCTTCTCAAGAaaacaaatcaggtgattccgcCGCTACTCCAAAGCCCTTTGGTCTTAACACGGATTGGAGAGAGTTCAGAGCTAACTTGTTTATGAAGGAGCAGGAAGAAAAAGCAGCAGGTGAGGGTCACAAACCagacacaacaacaacatccCCTGAAGCTGAACCGAGAGCCCTTAAATGGGCACATCCTATTCCTTTCCCTGAGACTGGCTGTGTTCTTGTTGCCACGGAGAAGCTAGACGGTTATCGAACATTTGCGAgaaccgtcgtgcttcttctTAGAGCAGGAACCAGCCACCCACAAGAAGGGCCGTTCGGAGTTGTCATCAACCGTCCGCTTCACAAAAACATCAAGCACATGAAATCAACCAAAACCGAGCTCGCTACCACCTTCTCAGAATGTTCCTTGTACTTTGGTGGGCCTCTTGAAGCCAGCATGTTCCTGTTGAAAACCGCCGATAAAACCAAGATACCTGGGCTTGAAGAAGTCATGCCCGGCCTTAACTTTGGTGCTCGAAACACTTTGGATGAAGCTGCGGTACTTGTGAAGAAGGGATTGCTTGAGCCACAGGACTTTAGATTCTTTGTTGGTTACGCAGGTTGGCAGCTGGATCAGCTCAGAGAAGAGATCGAATCAGATTACTGGCATGTCGCTGCGTGCAGCTCCGAGTTAATATGTGGAGCTTCACCGGAAAACTTGTGGGAAGAGATATTGCAGTTAATGGGCGGTCAATACTCTGAGCTTAGCCGGAAGCCCAAGCTGGATATGTAG
- the LOC106421146 gene encoding probable serine/threonine-protein kinase At1g09600, which yields MGCICSKGAAEEEEGNVAFHRQKENWNKSSSVQLLASVPSNKDDFSHKAVDGSSGGGRRASGLIVPVDDIHDGKTVIVERPSRSHRGRRVSDNGKGEGLIISNVPRSAEAELIAAGWPYWLTSVAGEAIKGWVPRRADSFEKLDKIGQGTYSIVYKARDLETGQIVAMKKVRFANMDPESVRFMAREINILRKLDHPNVMKLQCIVTSKLSGSLHLVFEYMEHDLSGLALRPHVKFTEPQIKCFMKQLLCGLEHCHSRGILHRDIKGSNLLVNNDGVLKIGDFGLASFYNPDSDQPLTSRVVTLWYRAPELLLGSTEYGPAIDLWSVGCILAELFVGKPIMPGRTEVEQMHKIFKLCGSATEEFWETTKFPQATSYRPQHPYKRVLQETFKNLPSSSLALLDKLLSVEPETRCSASSTLMSEFFTTEPLPCHISSLPKYPPSKELDAKKRNEEARRKRAEAVKWRGHESARRGLRDSKITPEFLASGHSNVLINTPLGFKKPSGKRFADTKSMIHPSAAWNKNGGSKSNVGEVRASRSNNVLSTMGDYLSSSSQKENVASRKPTTTYMRKKNIMHCSGPLMPPGGNIEDMMKDHERGIQEAVRKSRLDKSAVKKKKDIPVRACA from the exons ATGGGCTGCATATGCTCAAAAGgagcagcagaagaagaagaaggcaacGTTGCTTTTCACCGTCAGAAAGAAAACTGGAACAAATCTTCCTCAGTGCAATTGCTTGCTTCTGTGCCTTCAAATAAAGACGACTTCTCTCATAAAGCCGTTGATGGAAGCTCCGGTGGTGGAAGAAGAGCGAGCGGTTTGATTGTTCCTGTAGATGATATTCATGATGGTAAAACAGTCATCGTGGAGAGACCTTCGAGGTCTCATCGAGGAAGAAGAGTCTCAGACAACGGCAAAGGAGAAGGGTTGATTATTTCGAATGTTCCTCGTAGCGCAGAAGCAGAGCTTATTGCTGCTGGATGGCCTTATTGGTTGACCTCTGTAGCAGGTGAAGCCATCAAAGGTTGGGTTCCTCGCCGTGCAGATTCCTTTGAGAAGCTTGACAAA ATAGGACAAGGGACTTACAGCATTGTGTATAAGGCTAGGGATCTTGAGACAGGCCAAATAGTGGCGATGAAGAAGGTGAGGTTTGCTAATATGGATCCGGAGAGTGTGAGGTTCATGGCTAGAGAAATCAACATTTTGAGAAAGCTAGACCATCCAAATGTTATGAAGCTTCAGTGTATTGTCACTTCAAAGCTATCAGGTAGCTTGCACCTTGTGTTTGAGTACATGGAGCATGATCTTTCTGGCCTTGCCCTCAGGCCTCATGTCAAATTTACTGAGCCACAG ATAAAGTGTTTTATGAAACAACTGCTATGTGGACTAGAGCATTGTCATAGCCGTGGAATCCTTCACCGTGACATCAAGGGTTCGAATCTTTTGGTGAACAATGATGGAGTTCTCAAGATTGGAGATTTCGGTCTAGCTAGTTTTTATAATCCGGATAGTGATCAACCGCTCACAAGCCGTGTAGTGACCTTGTGGTATAGAGCACCTGAGCTTCTACTTGGATCTACAGAGTATGGACCCGCCATTGATCTCTGGAGCGTTGGTTGCATTCTAGCTGAACTCTTTGTAGGAAAACCAATCATGCCTGGAAGAACAGAG GTGGAGCAAATGCATAAGATATTTAAGCTGTGTGGTTCAGCAACAGAGGAATTCTGGGAGACGACAAAGTTCCCACAGGCGACAAGTTACAGACCGCAACATCCTTACAAGCGTGTGCTTCAAGAGACTTTCAAGAACTTGCCATCTTCTTCTTTGGCTCTCCTTGACAAGCTTCTCTCTGTAGAACCAGAGACAAGATGCTCAGCTTCTTCTACTCTAATGAGCGAG TTTTTTACAACGGAGCCACTCCCTTGTCACATTTCAAGTCTGCCTAAGTATCCTCCAAGCAAGGAACTTGACGCAAAGAAACGAAACGAAGAAGCAAGAAGGAAAAGAGCGGAAGCAGTGAAGTGGCGTGGACACGAATCTGCGAGAAGAGGTTTAAGAGACTCCAAGATAACACCGGAGTTCCTTGCTTCAGGCCATTCAAATGTCTTAATCAACACTCCTCTTGGGTTCAAGAAACCGAGTGGAAAACGCTTTGCTGATACCAAGTCAATGATCCATCCAAGCGCGGCATGGAATAAGAATGGTGGCTCTAAGAGCAATGTAGGAGAGGTGAGAGCTAGCCGGTCTAACAATGTGCTTTCTACAATGGGTGACTACTTATCTAGCTCTTCCCAAAAGGAAAACGTAGCTTCAAGAAAACCCACAACG ACATACATGCGCAAGAAGAACATAATGCACTGTTCAGGTCCTTTGATGCCTCCTGGTGGTAACATTGAAGATATGATGAAAGATCACGAGAGAGGAATCCAAGAAGCTGTACGCAAGTCCCGCCTTGACAAATCTgcagtaaagaagaagaaagatatcCCAGTGAGAGCATGTGCCTag